A part of Bacillota bacterium genomic DNA contains:
- a CDS encoding TAXI family TRAP transporter solute-binding subunit, protein MTRRIIAVVASCMLLFAAMVAPAAASVKFITVSTGPVGGEWYIMGGILAELIKDVLPGVKITATTGGSVANLTTVARGKSDIATTQDQLLFEARQGKGQFADQGSHANVMGLAYLADIYMSVFLVREDMAVSSIDDIRDKKIPIKILTAPTGSSPSAAAERMLAEYGITPETLKSWGGNINYVSYAEASSLIRDGHADAYCGPIMPAIVELTVSRRMKMLPVKASVLDAVSEKYKYGRAVIPKDAYYFVKQDTPVMAESPILIVREELPEDVVYAITKAICTNPGRIRESGQTYARFAPENAPRIAGGPIHPGALRYYREQGWVK, encoded by the coding sequence ATGACACGAAGGATCATCGCGGTTGTGGCAAGTTGCATGCTTCTGTTTGCAGCCATGGTCGCGCCGGCGGCGGCGAGTGTGAAGTTCATCACTGTCTCCACCGGCCCGGTCGGCGGTGAGTGGTACATCATGGGAGGCATACTTGCCGAGCTCATCAAGGACGTTCTACCCGGTGTGAAGATCACCGCGACTACAGGCGGTTCGGTTGCCAACCTGACCACAGTTGCGAGAGGCAAGTCCGATATCGCCACTACCCAGGACCAACTGCTGTTCGAGGCACGCCAGGGCAAGGGCCAGTTTGCGGACCAGGGGTCCCACGCGAACGTCATGGGACTCGCCTACCTTGCTGACATCTACATGAGTGTCTTCCTCGTTCGCGAGGACATGGCGGTCTCCTCCATCGACGACATTAGAGACAAGAAGATCCCAATCAAGATCTTGACTGCCCCCACCGGGTCGTCACCGTCGGCGGCAGCCGAGCGTATGCTCGCTGAATACGGGATCACCCCCGAGACCCTGAAGTCGTGGGGCGGCAACATCAACTACGTCTCCTACGCCGAGGCGAGCTCTCTCATTCGCGACGGCCACGCCGATGCCTATTGCGGCCCGATCATGCCGGCAATCGTGGAGCTGACCGTCTCTCGCAGGATGAAGATGCTCCCGGTCAAGGCATCCGTGCTCGACGCAGTGAGCGAGAAGTACAAGTACGGGCGCGCCGTCATCCCGAAGGACGCTTACTACTTCGTCAAACAGGACACTCCCGTGATGGCCGAGTCCCCCATTCTCATCGTCCGGGAAGAGCTCCCTGAGGACGTGGTGTATGCGATTACCAAGGCTATCTGCACCAACCCGGGGCGGATCCGCGAGTCAGGCCAGACCTACGCCCGGTTCGCACCCGAGAATGCCCCGCGCATCGCAGGCGGACCGATCCACCCTGGAGCACTTCGCTACTACCGTGAGCAGGGGTGGGTCAAGTAG
- a CDS encoding TRAP transporter permease: MREDNRTLRWIIAVLAVSLAVFHLYTAAFGTYTVQLQRTLHFAFAGVLGFLLYPARKDRKTGWFDLILACTAAFCYGYLVTQYQEMAVRQTFVTHLSTLDLVVGGLAIVLLLELTRRAVGWVLAAVALAALVYSLFGPYFPDILAHRGFSLVDVIDYQIFGLDGVFSIPMGISATYIVLFILLGTFMEFCGAGDVIMDIGKLVAGRFRGGPAKVACISSGLFGSISGSAAANVYATGTFSIPMMKKIGYKGPFAGAVEAVASTGGQIMPPVMGAAAFLMAELLGIPYIQVCKASLIPALIYFTSLFFVLDFEAAKAGIKGLDRDQIPRAREVLPRLYLLAPLVILVIVLIQGYTPFRAAFLATLAIIALSFVRKDTRFTLKTFVQALVVSARRTTMIAVACGAAGIVIGAITLTGAGLSLSSIIIHLSGGNMIMALLLIMVSSIIMGMGTPTTVAYVVVATLAVPVMKDLGYPALASHLFVFYFAVLSMITPPVALAAYAAAEIAKEDSMKIGLTAMKIGGIVFTVPFVFLLDPALLMQGSWLVIGGRTIAALVAILAFAGAATGWFVKRLGFFERLVFLLAFALIIVPESQTTLLGIGIVVLMGFLASRSRGRATGPARATH, from the coding sequence GTGAGAGAGGACAACAGGACTCTACGTTGGATAATCGCGGTCCTGGCGGTGTCCCTGGCAGTTTTCCATCTATACACCGCCGCTTTCGGGACGTACACAGTGCAGTTACAGCGGACCCTGCATTTCGCGTTCGCTGGGGTCCTGGGGTTTCTCCTCTACCCAGCCCGCAAGGACAGGAAGACTGGTTGGTTCGATCTGATCCTGGCCTGCACTGCGGCCTTCTGCTACGGCTACCTGGTCACACAGTACCAGGAGATGGCCGTGAGGCAGACATTCGTAACGCATCTGTCCACGCTCGATCTCGTTGTGGGTGGTTTGGCGATCGTGTTGCTCCTGGAGCTGACCAGGCGGGCGGTAGGATGGGTGCTGGCGGCCGTGGCCTTAGCGGCGCTGGTGTATTCGCTGTTTGGGCCGTATTTCCCCGACATCCTCGCCCATCGTGGGTTTTCCCTCGTGGATGTCATCGACTACCAGATCTTCGGACTCGATGGGGTGTTCTCCATCCCGATGGGAATCTCTGCAACCTACATCGTGTTGTTCATCCTGCTCGGGACCTTTATGGAGTTCTGCGGGGCGGGGGATGTCATCATGGACATCGGCAAGCTCGTGGCGGGCAGATTCAGAGGTGGGCCTGCCAAAGTTGCGTGCATCTCCTCCGGGCTGTTCGGGTCGATCTCGGGCAGCGCTGCCGCGAACGTCTACGCAACCGGCACGTTCAGCATCCCCATGATGAAGAAGATCGGTTACAAGGGGCCGTTCGCCGGCGCCGTCGAAGCGGTGGCCTCCACAGGCGGGCAGATCATGCCGCCGGTGATGGGAGCGGCCGCGTTCCTCATGGCGGAACTACTTGGGATTCCATATATTCAAGTGTGCAAGGCCTCCCTTATCCCCGCTCTCATCTACTTCACATCTCTCTTCTTCGTCCTGGACTTCGAAGCGGCGAAGGCGGGCATAAAGGGTCTGGATAGAGATCAGATCCCCCGAGCGCGAGAGGTGCTGCCCAGACTCTATCTCCTGGCGCCCCTGGTGATACTGGTGATCGTGCTCATCCAGGGGTACACCCCGTTCCGTGCGGCTTTCTTGGCCACTCTGGCCATCATCGCGCTCAGTTTCGTCAGAAAGGACACCAGGTTCACCCTGAAGACGTTCGTCCAGGCGCTCGTCGTGTCCGCGCGGCGGACCACGATGATTGCGGTGGCGTGCGGCGCGGCAGGTATCGTCATCGGAGCGATCACTCTCACCGGGGCAGGACTCTCGCTCTCTAGCATAATCATCCACCTGTCAGGCGGCAACATGATTATGGCTCTGCTCCTCATCATGGTTTCATCGATCATCATGGGGATGGGGACGCCCACCACCGTGGCCTACGTGGTCGTGGCCACACTCGCGGTCCCGGTCATGAAGGACCTCGGGTATCCAGCGCTGGCGTCACACCTCTTCGTCTTCTACTTCGCGGTCCTCTCAATGATCACCCCACCTGTAGCTCTCGCCGCGTATGCTGCTGCCGAGATTGCCAAGGAGGACTCGATGAAGATAGGGCTGACCGCGATGAAGATTGGCGGGATTGTCTTCACCGTACCGTTCGTATTCCTGCTTGACCCGGCTCTCCTGATGCAGGGCTCATGGCTTGTGATCGGCGGAAGGACCATCGCTGCCCTCGTGGCGATCCTGGCGTTCGCAGGGGCGGCAACTGGCTGGTTCGTCAAGCGTCTTGGGTTCTTTGAAAGGCTCGTATTCCTCTTGGCATTTGCCCTCATCATAGTCCCGGAGTCCCAGACAACCTTGTTGGGAATAGGCATTGTGGTCCTGATGGGCTTTTTGGCATCCCGTTCCCGGGGCCGCGCGACCGGCCCGGCCCGGGCGACTCACTAG
- the dapA gene encoding 4-hydroxy-tetrahydrodipicolinate synthase, translated as MTTCADKLVRPVGSWVALITPFTAGDKVDIKGFAQLVDFQAANGSDGVIFMGSTGESTSLSMAEKREIIEAMAEYCRGKIPALFGVTCPTTRDTVELAQFAEAQGADGIMLVVPPYIAPPQESVYEFFATVAKSVSIAVALYNNPSRVIVNIDSDTVLRLAEIPNVVADKEAMPNVSQLADVMHGAAGKINVLCCDFPKYSLILPTLALGGHGTANVAGNIIPKEMAEMSRPWTSWEDVERTRALYAEYSPILKAVYSVTNPVAVKAAVELLGLPAGKPRPPLPTMQGEKLEAMKQLVERFKLREKYNL; from the coding sequence ATGACAACATGTGCCGACAAGCTAGTAAGACCGGTAGGATCCTGGGTTGCGCTGATAACCCCGTTTACCGCCGGTGACAAGGTCGACATCAAGGGCTTCGCGCAGCTAGTGGATTTCCAGGCGGCGAACGGGTCCGACGGCGTGATCTTCATGGGCTCCACCGGGGAGTCGACTTCCCTTTCCATGGCCGAGAAGAGAGAAATCATAGAGGCCATGGCCGAGTACTGCCGTGGGAAGATTCCGGCTCTCTTTGGTGTGACCTGCCCAACGACCCGGGACACCGTCGAGCTCGCCCAGTTCGCCGAAGCGCAGGGCGCGGATGGCATCATGCTCGTAGTCCCGCCTTACATCGCTCCTCCCCAGGAATCCGTATATGAGTTCTTTGCGACCGTGGCAAAGTCTGTTTCCATCGCCGTGGCACTCTACAACAACCCGAGCAGGGTCATAGTAAACATCGACTCTGACACTGTGCTCAGGCTCGCCGAGATCCCGAACGTGGTGGCGGACAAGGAGGCCATGCCGAACGTCAGCCAGCTTGCGGACGTCATGCATGGTGCTGCGGGGAAGATCAACGTACTCTGCTGCGACTTCCCGAAATACTCCCTGATCCTTCCGACCCTCGCCCTCGGAGGACACGGTACCGCAAACGTCGCGGGGAACATCATTCCGAAAGAGATGGCCGAGATGTCGAGGCCCTGGACATCCTGGGAGGATGTCGAGCGCACTCGCGCGCTCTACGCTGAGTACAGTCCGATCTTGAAGGCTGTCTACTCCGTAACCAATCCGGTCGCGGTGAAAGCCGCCGTGGAACTCCTTGGACTGCCCGCCGGTAAGCCGAGGCCTCCGCTCCCCACTATGCAGGGTGAGAAGCTCGAGGCCATGAAGCAGCTGGTCGAGAGGTTCAAGCTCCGTGAGAAGTACAACCTGTAG
- a CDS encoding DNA-binding protein, whose protein sequence is MPTCRELNGCVPCVLSLGPGADLFAELRSFMAEGRWTEAIVLGAAGSFDLAQVCYPRDATLPPVVERITLEGVFEISSLSGNVVVREGQAHVHLHGSFAEQGQKVYGGALGDGTRVFKMADLFLLSKR, encoded by the coding sequence ATGCCCACGTGTAGAGAACTCAACGGGTGTGTTCCGTGCGTATTGAGCCTTGGGCCTGGTGCTGATCTCTTTGCTGAGCTTCGGAGTTTCATGGCAGAAGGCAGATGGACCGAGGCGATAGTCCTTGGGGCGGCAGGGTCCTTCGACCTTGCCCAGGTGTGCTATCCCCGAGATGCCACTCTTCCCCCGGTCGTCGAGAGGATAACACTTGAGGGAGTGTTCGAGATCTCATCCCTCTCGGGAAATGTTGTGGTCCGTGAGGGTCAAGCCCACGTCCACCTTCACGGTTCCTTTGCCGAGCAGGGGCAGAAGGTGTACGGCGGCGCCTTGGGGGACGGAACCCGGGTGTTCAAAATGGCGGACCTGTTTCTCTTGTCCAAGAGATAG
- a CDS encoding OsmC family protein codes for MANVTFSAKVRWSGKGLYCEGDARGFKVALDEPKDLGGDDRAMNPVELLLCSLGGCMSICAAAFAPACGVELRGFEVELEGDLDPDGFLGKNPDVRTGYQDIRYKMVIDSPSPSENIHRLVEMIEERCPVSDTLCGVKVRRQAVKH; via the coding sequence TTGGCCAATGTTACTTTCTCCGCCAAGGTGCGGTGGTCAGGCAAAGGGCTCTATTGTGAGGGAGATGCCAGGGGCTTCAAGGTGGCGTTGGATGAGCCCAAGGATCTAGGCGGGGACGACCGGGCGATGAATCCTGTGGAGCTGCTCCTTTGTTCTCTCGGGGGGTGCATGTCCATATGCGCAGCGGCGTTCGCGCCCGCGTGCGGGGTTGAGCTCCGCGGATTCGAAGTCGAGCTCGAGGGGGATCTCGACCCCGATGGGTTTCTTGGCAAGAACCCGGATGTGCGCACGGGGTACCAGGACATACGCTACAAAATGGTCATCGACTCCCCGTCACCGTCTGAGAACATCCACAGACTCGTCGAGATGATAGAAGAACGGTGCCCTGTATCGGACACCTTGTGTGGAGTGAAGGTCCGAAGGCAAGCAGTGAAGCACTGA
- a CDS encoding CPBP family intramembrane metalloprotease, which yields MGQAYSEFPVWLLHALGVVFGPMLIPIVLTRLLQDSEGRRDYFRRLTDFRRIGAGWYGVVLLVFPLLSGLAALTDTLGGGAWPSFETAAGLLASPSRLLSFAVFTLFFGPIPEELGWRGYALDRLQAKRSALSASLILGVLWWLWHLPLYFIAGTYQHSEVGFGTLRFWLGSLSVVALSILMTWIYNNTDRSTLSAVLVHFIVNFTGEFLNLLDRAEYYAAMWTVIAAMVVTAIWGPASLAPRWQGAHQSDNESSRRVNHKASVLHCLPSDLHSTQGVRYRAPFFYHLDESVDVLRR from the coding sequence TTGGGCCAGGCGTACAGCGAATTTCCTGTGTGGCTTCTGCACGCGCTCGGTGTGGTCTTTGGCCCCATGTTGATCCCTATCGTCCTGACCCGTCTCCTGCAGGATTCAGAAGGCCGACGCGACTACTTCCGGCGGCTGACTGACTTCAGGCGAATCGGTGCAGGGTGGTACGGGGTGGTTTTGCTGGTGTTCCCGCTTCTGAGCGGCCTAGCCGCCCTGACGGACACGCTCGGCGGAGGCGCCTGGCCATCGTTCGAGACGGCTGCGGGTCTTCTGGCCAGTCCCTCGAGGCTCCTGTCTTTCGCGGTGTTTACTCTGTTCTTCGGTCCGATCCCTGAGGAGCTCGGTTGGCGTGGATACGCCCTCGATCGCCTGCAAGCGAAGCGGAGCGCCCTGTCGGCAAGCCTCATTCTTGGGGTGCTGTGGTGGCTCTGGCACCTGCCTCTCTACTTCATCGCAGGCACCTATCAGCACTCCGAGGTCGGCTTCGGGACGCTCCGCTTCTGGCTCGGTTCCCTCTCAGTTGTCGCTCTTTCGATCCTCATGACTTGGATCTACAACAACACCGATCGCAGTACCTTGTCTGCCGTGCTTGTGCACTTCATTGTCAACTTCACCGGGGAGTTCCTCAACTTGTTGGATCGCGCAGAGTACTACGCCGCCATGTGGACCGTCATCGCCGCGATGGTTGTCACTGCCATCTGGGGGCCAGCGTCTCTGGCCCCCCGCTGGCAAGGCGCCCATCAAAGCGACAACGAAAGCTCAAGGAGAGTCAACCATAAGGCGTCAGTGCTTCACTGCTTGCCTTCGGACCTTCACTCCACACAAGGTGTCCGATACAGGGCACCGTTCTTCTATCATCTCGACGAGTCTGTGGATGTTCTCAGACGGTGA
- a CDS encoding 4Fe-4S dicluster domain-containing protein, with protein MERVLLVDPDKCTACRICELACSAKHTGAFNPAKSRITVETFLEDNFFFPLVCQHCENAPCIEVCPTGSLTRNPDTQAVVVDESKCIGCRMCQIACPFGAVGYSASERKIVKCDLCGGEPECVTFCPWQAITLIEADDAVLAKRRAFGARLKEAMKEVKV; from the coding sequence TTGGAGAGAGTCCTTCTGGTCGATCCGGACAAATGCACTGCGTGTCGTATCTGCGAGCTGGCATGCTCAGCTAAGCACACAGGGGCGTTCAATCCGGCGAAGTCCCGTATCACAGTGGAGACCTTCCTTGAGGACAACTTCTTCTTCCCATTAGTGTGTCAGCATTGTGAGAATGCCCCGTGCATCGAAGTATGCCCCACGGGGAGTCTGACTCGGAACCCCGATACCCAGGCTGTTGTTGTCGACGAATCCAAGTGCATAGGTTGCAGGATGTGTCAGATCGCGTGCCCGTTCGGGGCTGTGGGCTATTCCGCATCGGAGCGGAAGATAGTCAAATGCGACCTCTGCGGCGGAGAACCGGAGTGCGTTACGTTCTGCCCCTGGCAGGCAATAACCCTGATCGAGGCGGACGACGCCGTTCTCGCGAAGAGGCGCGCGTTCGGTGCCCGCCTCAAAGAAGCCATGAAGGAGGTGAAGGTGTGA
- a CDS encoding aldehyde ferredoxin oxidoreductase family protein, translating to MFGWMGKILRVNLTEGTIAVEDLSPELARNYIGARGLGTKILYDESPASVDPLGPENKLIFAAGPLTGTYATCGGRYNVVTRAPLTGFIAASNSGGYWPAELKFAGFDAIIVEGKAPQPVYLWIKNGRAELRPAESVWGKDTAETTDMIVSETDPDAKVACIGPAGERLVLFACVVNDKGRAAGRSGVGAVMGSKNLKAIAVRGTRDVRVADPERFRKAVLDSLAKIKAHPVTSGGLPTYGTAVLVNVINQHGAFPTRNFQQGVFEGAEKISGETLAETLLVRKRACFGCPIACGRPSVVPGGKYKGAGEGPEYETAWALGAACGVDNLEAVTKANYICNELGLDPITMGSTIACAMELFERGYLSQETAGMPIRFGDADAMVGLTRMTGYREGIGDLLASGSFRLASEFGHPELSMSAKKQEYPAYDPRGAKGVGLNYATSNRGGCHVRGYTISPEILGVPEKIDPLTEEGKPAWVKAFQDVTALVDSAGICLFTTFALGAPDVASMLESATGVPFSTEDAVNAGERIWNLERLYNIREGLTREEDTLASRLLSEPMPEGPAKGQVVALDGMLSEYYRLRGWDPEGRPTPETLARLGL from the coding sequence ATGTTCGGTTGGATGGGCAAGATCCTCCGGGTCAACCTGACGGAAGGCACGATTGCGGTAGAAGACCTCAGCCCAGAACTTGCGCGCAATTACATCGGCGCGCGAGGGCTCGGCACGAAGATCCTCTACGACGAGTCGCCCGCGTCAGTCGACCCCCTCGGCCCCGAGAACAAGCTCATATTCGCCGCCGGTCCGCTCACTGGGACCTACGCGACCTGCGGAGGCAGGTACAATGTGGTGACCCGGGCGCCGCTCACGGGCTTCATCGCAGCCTCCAACTCCGGAGGATATTGGCCTGCGGAGCTCAAGTTCGCAGGGTTCGACGCAATCATCGTCGAAGGCAAGGCTCCACAACCTGTGTATCTCTGGATCAAGAACGGCCGGGCCGAACTTCGCCCAGCCGAGAGCGTCTGGGGCAAGGACACGGCTGAGACCACTGACATGATAGTCTCCGAAACCGACCCTGATGCCAAGGTCGCCTGCATAGGGCCTGCCGGGGAGAGACTCGTGCTCTTCGCGTGCGTGGTCAACGACAAGGGCCGAGCCGCTGGGCGATCCGGGGTAGGGGCGGTGATGGGGTCTAAGAACCTTAAAGCCATCGCGGTCAGGGGCACCCGGGACGTCCGTGTCGCGGACCCGGAGAGATTCCGCAAGGCCGTCCTGGACTCGCTTGCGAAGATCAAGGCTCATCCGGTGACCAGCGGCGGGCTTCCCACCTACGGAACGGCTGTGCTCGTCAACGTCATAAACCAACACGGCGCCTTCCCCACTCGGAACTTCCAGCAAGGGGTGTTCGAAGGGGCCGAAAAGATATCAGGCGAGACTCTCGCAGAGACTCTCCTTGTCAGGAAACGCGCCTGTTTTGGCTGCCCTATAGCGTGCGGACGGCCAAGCGTGGTGCCTGGCGGCAAGTATAAGGGCGCAGGTGAGGGGCCGGAATACGAGACAGCCTGGGCGTTGGGCGCCGCCTGCGGAGTCGACAACCTCGAAGCAGTGACCAAGGCCAACTACATCTGCAACGAACTCGGGCTCGACCCGATCACAATGGGCTCGACCATCGCGTGCGCCATGGAGCTCTTCGAGCGCGGCTACCTTTCGCAGGAGACGGCCGGGATGCCCATACGGTTCGGAGACGCCGACGCAATGGTGGGACTGACCCGGATGACCGGCTACCGTGAAGGCATAGGCGATCTCCTGGCTTCTGGATCGTTCAGGCTGGCGTCGGAGTTCGGCCATCCCGAGCTGTCCATGTCCGCCAAGAAACAGGAGTACCCAGCCTACGACCCGAGAGGCGCAAAGGGAGTTGGACTCAACTACGCCACTTCCAACCGGGGCGGGTGTCATGTCCGAGGCTACACAATCTCCCCGGAAATCCTAGGCGTTCCCGAGAAGATAGACCCGCTCACTGAGGAGGGTAAGCCCGCATGGGTCAAGGCGTTCCAGGACGTGACCGCTCTTGTGGATTCGGCCGGCATATGCCTGTTCACTACGTTTGCCCTGGGCGCGCCCGACGTAGCTTCGATGCTCGAATCCGCGACGGGCGTCCCGTTCTCCACAGAGGACGCCGTGAATGCGGGGGAGCGAATCTGGAACCTCGAGCGGCTCTACAACATCAGGGAAGGGCTTACCAGAGAAGAAGACACTTTGGCCTCTCGTCTTCTGTCTGAGCCCATGCCCGAAGGCCCCGCCAAAGGGCAGGTTGTGGCGTTGGACGGGATGCTCTCAGAATACTACCGGCTGCGCGGATGGGACCCGGAAGGCAGACCGACCCCGGAGACCCTCGCGAGGCTAGGATTGTAG
- a CDS encoding MoaD family protein, which yields MRVKFFFFVRRAAGTDAIDVPASTAPDVQSLMHMLVQKYGPAMRDEVMDERGAVRRDLNILVNGRNIEFLDGVQTRLVDTDVVSVLSPVAGG from the coding sequence GTGCGCGTCAAGTTCTTCTTCTTTGTGAGACGGGCCGCGGGGACAGACGCCATCGACGTGCCGGCGAGCACGGCGCCTGACGTACAGAGCCTCATGCACATGCTTGTCCAGAAGTATGGGCCAGCCATGAGAGATGAGGTCATGGACGAGCGAGGGGCGGTGCGAAGGGATTTGAACATCCTCGTAAACGGGAGAAACATCGAGTTCTTGGACGGCGTTCAGACCAGGCTTGTGGACACGGACGTCGTGAGCGTCCTGTCGCCGGTAGCCGGGGGCTGA